The genomic interval GTCAACAGCGTGGGTTGAACATGTCACATCCGcgttacaggtatacatatatctaggTATCTATGTGATATCATTCTACTGAAACGTATCGCACTAATTAAAATAGCTGTTATTCTAGAGGTAATTTTCATGATCATGTTCAGCCATTTTGTTACTATAGGAGTGTTCAATAATATCAACGTATACTGGTGAGTCGCAATCACATTGAATAATTACTctattttcggaaaaaatttaaagcaACAATGAGCAAACCAATGAGCCAATTTCAAACGATTGCTCCAGATCAATTTCCGAAAGAACTAAGATTATCAATGCAGAGTAATTTGATAAATCAAGACGACAGGGATCCATTACTGAACAATCCTACAATCACTACTGTAGGCCACTTTCTACCTGCATTATCCGATTAAAAGCTCACTAATGGGTCCTTATAGGTATGATTCTCATCCTTAATctaaagtaaaaatattttgaacagCCAACAACATCGTACAACAATCGACTGTCGGTAAATTTCCACGTAGCACACAATGTTGGCGTAactgatattttatttgttattgttaaTCTGCTCAGACATAGGAGCCAATGTGAGACAACCTATCACCCTAAACAACGCCCTACAGGCGTACATAAAAAAATGGCTGACTTGAGCGTAtcgtttcgaatttgaaaCTATACTTAAGCGCGCAACAATTGTTGCTTAGGAGATCCAACAGCTATACCATAGCTGTAACACAAGGTGTCAATTTGCTGATATGATATTTAGAAATTTATCGACAGCTCATAATGATATATATTAGATAAgtagaatatataatatgttaaTATATGTCCATCTAAAATATCTATGGGGATCAACGgattacatattatatattattttacaaaaatattcaaacataTGCATTCGAACACACCAATACGGCGATTACCTATGTTTTTCACTGTACGAGGAATGTCAGCTGACCGATAAATCATTATTGGTCCGCTACGAAGAACTTTTATACGAAACTTGGGACAATGTAACCTCTGTAGCAATTCACGAACTATGTATTTCCTCGtcgtttttcaataaaactcCACAACTTTTTGGGGTGCAAGAGAATGTTGACGATCTTCTACCTCGTTGTGGGTTTAAGTTTCAACGCGCGacaaaaattatggaaaaattaagtcatttatatttttgaaacagtattctgaaaattcaaatctcatTGTCAGGTTATTTTAGATTGTCATCCATAAATCGTATACCTCAACTGAAAAGAAAGCTTCCTAGAGATTTTCATCGAGGTTTGACAAAGTCTGTCAAGagctaattatttcatttttcagttgaatacgaaaatatttctatcTCTTTTGGAGCTCTGATCAGccaaaacgaaatttttcctgCAGAAGTAACAACTGGTTTGTTGTCCGAAACAACATATTGTACAACTAATAagttatttgattatttaacggggattttcaaatttgtccatctttttgttttcactttttagtGTATATTTTTGTCGTCGGTTACAAGATTTTTGAGCATTTTTGTCGAATAATATAGTGATCTATCTAAAAAATGCTACCAAATTTTTAACAAACCAAGGTTTTTGTTCATCACTATACATGTTCAAATGTTATGATGGTGCTGATAGTACAACTGGAAATCAATTGTTGAAGCCTTTCGTAAGCTTTGAACTGATGAGGAACGAATTAAGTCCGAAAACGCTTACATAGCGTGTTTTACTACTTTCTTCGAGCACTCTGCTGACACATCTGTGATCTAACGTTTGGATtaagtaattatttttcgacaaGCTTAAAAAAGTCTAGGGTATATAGTCGCCAAAGTGCTTTGGAAatgcatttgaaaaaatgttcatattTAATTTCGGGctaaaaaaacaccaaacgGCCAACGTATCAAGATGTCcaattttgcaaatattttttaatctcatcCAATGCCATTTGACGTATAGGGATTTAGCCAATCAGAAAACCAAACAACGGTATGCTACGAAGAAGTTGGAGTTCAAACCAATAAAGAGTCTTCGAACACTTGTCCACATACCTACAATGGACATTTAGTGATGAAGGTATTCGAAAGCTCTTGTAACTTCAATGAAAACAATGggttaaacttttttttaattaatgctACAAGCACACTTCATACCAGCACGACAAATGATGCGAAACATCTATAGAAGATAGCGCATCACAACGAGCTCCGATTGTTACTAGGTTCAAAGTATAACATTTCCGTGACGTCAGCAGTTTCCCAGATCTTGGAAAGGGAGCAGGACAATCGATCCTCGTCTTCATCTTATACCAGAGATCTCGTTCAATCTACGAGAAATACTTAGAGTTCGTTTAAAATTCCGTCTGCGGTCTTTTGGTAAGCCATTCGGCAATTTCTGGTAGTTCATGGACGCGCTGCTTGAGCCCTTTCAAAGCCGGGTATCCTTCTAATGCAGCCGGACCGAAGATCTGTTCAAAGTTCTCCAATGCGACCGCGAATACGAAGTCCGTCCACGTCGTCTGCCGAAACGATAACGGAATCCCTCGATACATAAGTcatgaaaaataaggaaagcAACGAAACGTTGCCGTCCAAGGCCATGCAGATAGAATTTCCAACAAACAAGCACCGCGATACTCACGGTATTACCAACGGAGTACCCATTGTTCTCAGCGACTGTTTGCTCGAACTTGTTGAGGTAAAATGGAATGGTTTCTTTACTGAGTCGCgccttcttttcctcttttttgaAGGGGTCCAACTCGGTACGATACTGCCAGAGAACTAAAATAAGAAGCATTATTAACAGAACTGCGATGGGCGTCTAAACGTGgggatttattttaatttcccgGAGCAGATTCCTTGAAAACGAAGGTAGACGCAAAAAAGTTTCGCAAGTTCGGATGGGGAAAAAGTTGGCGGCGTCCAATTCCATCCAGGTGGCGTTGGTGTCAAGCGAACTTTGCGGTCTTTAATAAAATGTATGAAATCTCAAATTATGCATGCCATGGGttcggaaaaatgaaagtcTATCTGTACTACACTTTGAAGTTTTTTATATCATTGATTGGTATCTGGAAAAATCTTCGGCAAAATTTATTGTCCTCTACTATCTAACTAGGTATTTCCAACTTCAGTTACACATCTCTGAACCTCACAGCTCATGTGTGTAACTTGCTTCTCCATCTCTACCCGTTTCCAAAATATCTGCTCCGCGGAATCAAGATCAATCACGCTACGTAATAATCGTCGTTGGCAATTGACGCCATGAATAATCGTGAGAATCTAACTTTGCTTGAGATCTCCCAAGGTGTCGACGAGTACATCGCACAGCATCGATTCCCATTCATCTTTCCCCGCCAGGCCGTGTTTCCTGGCTAAATATCTGGCCACCGCATTGCTTTGGGCGATAGGTTTACCATCGATCTCCAATATCGGCAGCATACCGTACAGCATGGCTACGGGTTAACAAAATAGTTTCGTTCAGAACATACTGCGTTAACTGCCCTCGGACTATTCACTGGAATTCTTTCATCGTTCGGTTAATTTGACTCGATGAACGCGACGCGTGTCAGACGTGGATAAACAAATTGGACATCACATCACAGACCTTTGCATTCGTGTATATGGTTTGCAAAGATCAACCACAAACTTATGAGAgaaatttcaatgtttttgATGATTTCGACGGATTCGTTTCGAACGAAGAAGTATTTTCTCAGCGCAACGCAATTCGGGATCTACAATATCAAGATTGCGTCGTACAAATAAATGTACTACGTATGATTGATTCGTGACGAATTTTTGGTAGTGAATCCCTGTGAAAGTTGAGGTCAACGAATCGTTGAAACTACCATCAGATATTGTAAACCTACTTTTCTTGAGTTCGGGCCAGCGCTCCTTGGGAACTCGCTCGTCGACGTAGGGGATTCCTGTCACGGCGAAGATGTACCGGATATGCTCCGCTCTTCCACGAGCGTTGAAATAGATCAGTTTGTAGTCGGGATGCTGCTCCTCCACCATCTTTTCACTGTTATCTGTAATTTATTTGAGTGAATTGTGATGGATGTTCGATCAGTACCCTGCaccattttgaaaatagtaCATTCTTTGAAACGAGGAATTTGTGGAAATTTAGCTGATCGACAGAAATCAAAGACGTACTACGAGAAAATAacttttcctgatttttttactttccataTAATTGACATCACTAATCGTAAGTGCATGGGTTTTTTACTCTTGAGTAGCTTGTGCGTAGAGGTTGGTGCAAGTTTCATAGGAGTTTGAAACTTGTCCTTATGTGAAgtgataaaaaaggaaaatgtgaCGTTTAGAGTAGATTTGAGAGTATACGTCTGACTCGTGAGAACTTAAAGAGCATCTCGAATTATGACCAGAAAGCTTTTCGTACACTGTCCGGAAGCATTCTATGCCGGAATGGAAAACGGATGTTACTTTCTATCGCCTCTGGTGATTTAGGAAAAGTGTTGTATATACTTTTGATCGAGAAATGACTTTTTACAGTTCCAATAAGTCCACAAGATTTTGGACctttattattcaaaaaacaggTTTTTAGAAAATGCCAGTCCACCTCAAAAATCATGCAGAACTTCACATTTGAGTAATGCACGCAAAAATGGTCCCACTTTATTCGACAAAGCTAGTCTGGGATAAAAAGTTGGTGGTCCGAAATCACGAAAAATTGCATCATTCATACTTGAAAGATTGTGTGGGTGAGTTTTTAAGGTCGCTGATTACGAGCCCGATGTCAAGATTCCAAACTCAAAATGACGGATTTAAAGTAGCCAACTCGAGATGAAATTTCGCGAAATCTGGAACAGGGAACTACCAAACTTGACGGTCACTCCAATCTTATGAATTGACTTGCAAGACAGTAAAATTCCCACCCGAAATATCGTTTTTGCGCCGCGGCTTGTTGTtgatgaaactgaaaaatgtaCCTATCAGCCAACAATATCGCATTCAcgcattgtttttttcttgcttcgtCTTCTCTCCTGACTCGCCATCTTGCTTTAAGATGTACAGATTGAGCAGATCTTCGAGCGAAATGCGAGTTTCGGTAAAAAATCTTGGAACAATCTCATAATCAGATATATATGTCACGTATTTgctaaaatatcaaatttatatCGTGGGAATAGCATAGCCTCGCCTCGATACGGTACTTCATCGAGCTGAATTATTGTGGGCTCTTCTCAGAGATGAAATTACAGAGATGTTTGattgtacaatgtacatacatatatatatatttttatcttgtCACAACTTTTCGACTAGATtgctaataataatcaaagcGTTATGACCGAGATTATGACTAAATTGTAAAGCGTATAAAAAcgtttttatctattttacgATTCAGTTTTTACCTTATGAAAGGATCAGCTCATATTCttgatatatattatttatgtaaaACTTTTCTCATCCCGTAATTTTTAGACCTAGAATAAAGTTGGTGATATTTATTTGCGATGGTATTACGAGAAGACGCCGGGACCAGATTACACAGGCACGCCATGCATACAAATATTCATCCGAATATACCGttagtatataggtatatgcacctatgtatgtatgtatacgtacgtacatacgtagagcttgatttattttcagaagTAACGAGAAATTGGCGTGCAGAGCTGCGTTGATTATCTTTCGTAAGTATAAAGCTCGTCGGGTGTGATAAGCCAGGCCGGCACACGGGATGATGGTTCAAAATTAGAACTGGAATCTACGGTGGATATTTATTGCAGTGGAAAATCGATCGCGCACAAGAGTaggggtataggtataattggAGATGACATTTGGAGTATTTTTCATCCAGAACGAAGACTAAACGATCcaagttgatgaaaattacaTGAAAGTTCTTATCTCGATCGACAAAGATTAACGtctacgtgaaaaaattagtcaacttttttcatcaaagtcATGGCTCGTATACGGGTGCTCGCTAGGTATCCCCTATGCGAGAGAATTTCAATCAGTTCTTTATCCTCAATCGCCAAACCTATCAGATCTAGCGATAAAGTTATcgtgttttcatttttgtaaaaaaattcacgttttCTGCGTGAGCTTTAGAGTTTAAGGTAGTTCACACTCAAACTGAATTTTTCTCTGGACGTTGACAAAATTGGAATATGTGATGAAGAGAAGCGTCTTATATCTATttgagaggataaaaaaaaaattcgaaatattgaCACTGAAAATGTGCATAATTAGCGTGCTAATGGAGGCCGATCAAATATAAAGAATCGCATAGTTTCTTGTACATCTCGAGAACAGCTCTTGacgtttttttgcaaaataaaatatatattttaaatatattttattgaacaatatatctatggtcaatatatctatgctcgTACCATATAAACGATGCTACATAGTattgatgatattttcaacgttgcCACACTTATTGTACTCAACAGAGTGATTGTATGAGTATCTTTCTTTATATTCAAAGCCAAGATGTATTGAGCACAGTGTTTCacagaaataaaatactcTGGGATTGAGTATTTCTAACTTTTTGTCGCTTGTGAACTACCTCAAGGAAATTACGTATACCTCTACCCCCCATAATTAGGTACAACAGagataattttatcgaatagGCAGGTACCTATTCGTGcattcattaaattttatgTCTAGCGATTTGCATACGAAGTCTCGTTTACAATTGAGCTCATCGTAAAGTCGGGATCAGAGTGGACGGCAGTTTCTTGAAGAATCAGTCCAAAATGGAATGCTTCGAGATGCGGATGCCCTTCGTTCGTAAGTGAAATGGATTTCACGACATCGCGAGCATACAATTTCCAACGACCGAGGAGCATTGTTATTTATTAAGTCGACCTAATTCTGCTAGTACTTGCAGTTGAACAGAATTTTAAGATTCTGTGCaatcatcgaaaatcgatATCAGCTGCGAACTATAATTGGGCACATAATCATAAGTATTCCTTCCAATATAGTATATCATGTGTCCCAGCGTTAACACtacgttcaatatatctatgctgtAGCGGTGAGTTAAATCGTGGTTCGTGAATATACGTGGCGCTATAGCGTAAGCTTGGCGCCTGACGGTGGGAAACCTGACACTTTTTTCCCAAACTCAGACAAAAAACCACGTGTGTAATGCATAGATGAActcaatcaaaatttttctataggtcgcttgataatttttgaaatcaaaGAACATCATGGAAaaccaattttcttttttttttcaaatcgtcaaCATTTTCTCTAATGATGTCTTCTATTTAGATTATAGAGAAAAGTACCATTTGAAGTCCAAATATTGATATTCGAAGACCgcacgatgattttttaaataaattaaaataaacagTTAATTGTTCGAATGTATTTCAGTCATCATTTTAACTCgacaaagaaattttcaaactaaatCTACAATTACGACTTCCAAACGAATTAATTAAGATATTTGAGTACAGACGATTCATTCGATTCTATGAGGAGAATGTTTTCAACAGCTTGCAAGGGGcgttgtttctgtttttcatcaTTGATTAGACACTGATTAAATGCTTGTATTACAGCTTCACCACCTTCGGCAGACTTGAAATGAAtcacttttgatttttgaacaaTATTTAAACCATATAATTGTAATGCTCGTGTCATTTCCAGTCACTTGAATCCGCGTTTGAAAATAGTTTCTTCGTAGCTAAAGTGTCGAAAAGTACTTCGTATTTTGCGTGACAAAATCTGGTATCGGTTGGTGCACGGGTTTGATAAAGCTGTGGCCAttagaattttcattccaactGATATTCCAttgtcgaaaaatttaaattgagATTCCGCAAGTAACGTGAAAATGCTTTCAGAGCCGCAGAACTCACACtttaatatttaaatttatGACGAAGAATAGTTTTAATTACCTGTAAATCATTTCTAAGAGCGGTTATTGGGCTACGACACAACACCAAGTTTTCAAATAGACTTGCACGATAAAAGCATTGATTGTGAGTATTCCTAAATCTGAATAGTCTAAATAGAAATAGCTACGCCTCGTATGAAAGAAGGCTCCCCGAGTCTGCGAAAAATTATGTGCAAAAAT from Athalia rosae chromosome 6, iyAthRosa1.1, whole genome shotgun sequence carries:
- the LOC105693058 gene encoding glutathione S-transferase-like: MVEEQHPDYKLIYFNARGRAEHIRYIFAVTGIPYVDERVPKERWPELKKTMLYGMLPILEIDGKPIAQSNAVARYLARKHGLAGKDEWESMLCDVLVDTLGDLKQILWQYRTELDPFKKEEKKARLSKETIPFYLNKFEQTVAENNGYSVGNTTTWTDFVFAVALENFEQIFGPAALEGYPALKGLKQRVHELPEIAEWLTKRPQTEF